The proteins below come from a single Rosa rugosa chromosome 2, drRosRugo1.1, whole genome shotgun sequence genomic window:
- the LOC133728244 gene encoding uncharacterized protein LOC133728244, whose amino-acid sequence MKQFSSHLYPSILILITSLLFPCSSQSQFLPLFFSYSSSSMASSITQISLFLLFLTLFSETQLSQSLKDLKPNPNRPSTSLQSITDIHDLLPKYGLPRGLLPDNGCIWNKGLIQLSFTLGLCPRNCLLNSSRIFLYVRARLAEEELVLSQCEVERTK is encoded by the exons ATGAAACAATTTTCTTCCCATCTTTACCCTTCCATACTCATCTTAATTACTTCGCTTCTGTTCCCCTGTTCTTCCCAAAGTCAATTCCTTCCACTCTTCTTCTCCTATAGCTCATCATCAATGGCCTCATCCATCACCCaaatctctctcttccttctatTCCTAACTCTCTTCTCAGAAACCCAATTATCTCAATCCCTCAAAGACCTCAAACCCAACCCCAACCGTCCATCCACCTCGCTCCAATCAATCACAGACATCCATGACCTCCTCCCCAAGTACGGTCTCCCAAGGGGTCTGTTACCCGACAAC GGATGCATATGGAACAAGGGTCTGATTCAGTTGAGTTTTACGTTGGGGCTCTGTCCGAGAAATTGCCTGCTAAACAGTTCGAGGATATTCCTGTATGTAAGAGCAAGGCTTGCCGAGGAGGAGCTAGTGTTGAGTCAATGTGAG